The following are from one region of the Pirellulaceae bacterium genome:
- the fae gene encoding formaldehyde-activating enzyme, which produces MSKIIFKAGEATVFSEGKDVTAAMPEIVIGAVDGPVGTAFATMMAQSKGHTAMFAVRDINQMVRPATMMVPKVTLKDAANIELFGGVVQAGVADGIIDAVIEGIIPRDQVNDLCIIALLWIDPGCAKQESLDKADLYQNNYQAIKLALQRALNDEPSIDELIRNRHTIKHCMWEESWEPKA; this is translated from the coding sequence ATGTCAAAAATCATTTTCAAAGCCGGCGAAGCCACCGTCTTTAGTGAAGGAAAAGATGTCACCGCCGCGATGCCCGAAATTGTGATAGGTGCCGTTGATGGTCCGGTCGGTACCGCCTTTGCCACCATGATGGCACAGAGCAAGGGACACACCGCCATGTTTGCGGTGCGCGACATCAATCAAATGGTGCGTCCCGCCACCATGATGGTGCCTAAGGTCACCCTCAAGGATGCCGCCAATATCGAGCTATTCGGTGGCGTCGTACAAGCCGGTGTGGCCGACGGCATTATTGACGCCGTGATCGAAGGCATCATTCCGCGCGACCAAGTCAACGACCTGTGCATTATCGCCCTGTTGTGGATCGATCCAGGCTGTGCCAAACAAGAGTCTCTGGACAAGGCCGATCTGTATCAGAACAACTACCAAGCCATCAAACTGGCGCTGCAGCGTGCCCTGAACGATGAACCCTCCATCGACGAATTGATCCGCAACCGCCACACCATCAAACACTGCATGTGGGAAGAAAGCTGGGAACCCAAAGCGTAG
- a CDS encoding PTS sugar transporter subunit IIA, which produces MKFSDFISTQSICAELSSTDKPSVIAELVDSLVKAGNIAEADRDEIIKAIMKREDLGSTGIGRGIAVPHTKHQGVAKLVGTVGVSSGGVGFDSLDGEKVQLFFLLVSPPDRPGDHLRALENISCQLRDETFCRFLKQSKSAEDIVQLLEEADNNQFV; this is translated from the coding sequence ATGAAGTTTTCGGATTTTATAAGCACTCAGTCGATCTGTGCCGAGCTGTCATCTACGGATAAGCCGTCAGTGATTGCAGAGTTGGTCGATTCGCTGGTCAAAGCTGGCAACATTGCCGAAGCTGATCGCGACGAGATCATCAAAGCGATCATGAAACGCGAAGATCTGGGGAGCACAGGTATTGGTCGAGGTATTGCCGTGCCTCACACCAAGCACCAGGGGGTTGCCAAGCTGGTTGGCACCGTGGGCGTTAGCTCCGGTGGCGTAGGCTTCGATAGCTTGGACGGCGAGAAAGTTCAACTCTTCTTTTTACTTGTGTCACCACCAGACCGACCGGGAGATCATCTGCGGGCTCTGGAGAACATCTCTTGTCAACTGCGCGATGAAACGTTCTGTCGATTTCTGAAGCAAAGCAAGAGCGCCGAAGACATTGTCCAGCTTCTTGAAGAGGCTGACAACAATCAGTTTGTCTAA
- a CDS encoding SGNH/GDSL hydrolase family protein yields MMTDEKFVVVSRFASDAEAEIARGWLAERGIVTLIEGANAATMLSYFGSGVTAVKLLVPAGAVEAAEQALQEFHAASSHGQPWYCAQCCENNESAFDICWKCMRPREEVGSSISPFSGQSVADFGQPLDCSASVNQYHPPTEPSADLQTAEAALVEQVEGDINRAWRSAVLGIAIPFLLSLYSMNLLMSSYYRSVRVSASGRQKRRLAWAFNFLTIAGWAAHLSYSMVWLGVVSCVGLWIGLASAGQAQPADQRDSVQQQNPAYRQIEDQPGLPRVLLIGDSISIGYTLDVRHLLQGQANVHRPPTNCGPTTNGLKNIERWLAIGGTDKKWDVIHFNWGLHDLKFMGPNGENLIDPDSPGSKRQVSPEMYEQNLRRLVERLKATGANLIWCNTTPIPKGAKGRRPGDEVAYNEIAARVMTEHGVEVHDLYEFARQRLGQIQKPRDVHFTDAGSRALAEQVVEIISLRLPQ; encoded by the coding sequence ATGATGACTGACGAAAAATTTGTGGTGGTGTCGCGCTTTGCCTCCGACGCGGAAGCAGAAATTGCTCGCGGTTGGCTGGCGGAGCGGGGTATTGTGACGCTGATTGAAGGAGCCAATGCGGCAACGATGTTGTCGTACTTCGGCAGCGGTGTCACAGCGGTGAAGCTGTTGGTTCCGGCTGGAGCGGTTGAGGCTGCGGAGCAGGCGCTACAAGAGTTTCATGCTGCTAGCAGCCATGGTCAACCCTGGTACTGTGCCCAGTGTTGTGAGAATAATGAGTCTGCCTTCGATATCTGCTGGAAATGCATGAGACCGCGTGAAGAGGTTGGTAGCTCGATATCGCCGTTTTCCGGCCAGTCCGTGGCCGATTTTGGCCAACCGCTGGATTGCTCCGCGTCGGTGAATCAATACCATCCACCGACCGAGCCGTCAGCCGATCTTCAGACCGCAGAGGCTGCTTTAGTCGAGCAGGTAGAAGGCGATATCAATCGAGCCTGGAGGAGCGCAGTGCTAGGAATTGCTATTCCGTTTTTATTGAGCTTGTATTCGATGAATCTATTGATGTCGTCCTACTATAGATCTGTCCGCGTGTCCGCTAGCGGTCGCCAGAAGCGTCGGTTGGCTTGGGCATTCAATTTTTTGACCATCGCCGGTTGGGCAGCACATCTGAGCTACTCCATGGTCTGGCTGGGCGTAGTGAGTTGTGTCGGTCTGTGGATCGGGTTGGCTAGCGCTGGGCAGGCACAGCCAGCCGACCAGCGTGACAGTGTACAGCAGCAGAATCCCGCGTATCGGCAAATTGAAGATCAACCGGGCCTGCCACGCGTGCTGTTGATTGGTGATTCGATTTCCATCGGCTATACGCTGGATGTCCGCCACCTGCTGCAAGGCCAAGCCAATGTGCATCGGCCGCCCACCAACTGTGGGCCAACAACCAACGGATTGAAGAATATCGAGCGGTGGTTGGCTATCGGAGGAACGGACAAGAAGTGGGACGTGATTCATTTCAATTGGGGGCTGCACGATCTCAAGTTTATGGGACCAAACGGAGAGAATCTGATTGATCCTGACTCGCCCGGCAGCAAGCGGCAGGTATCGCCGGAGATGTATGAACAGAATCTGCGGCGGTTGGTTGAGCGGTTGAAGGCAACGGGTGCCAACTTGATTTGGTGCAATACGACGCCCATCCCCAAGGGTGCCAAAGGTCGTCGGCCGGGCGATGAAGTCGCGTACAATGAAATTGCCGCCCGCGTCATGACTGAGCACGGAGTTGAAGTGCATGACTTGTACGAGTTTGCTCGCCAACGCCTAGGCCAAATCCAGAAGCCCCGAGATGTGCATTTTACAGACGCGGGTTCGCGAGCATTGGCTGAGCAGGTGGTCGAGATTATTTCGCTGCGGTTGCCACAGTAG
- the nadC gene encoding carboxylating nicotinate-nucleotide diphosphorylase: MSQPQRDFPQQAIDDHLLDDLAQLILLAMREDLSRGFDMTTVAVVPEGLPATAAVVARMPGMGAGLDLVDSILETMNCSITAEMLVRDGQPFTAGQQLAVLRGDARDVLTCERTVLNFLGRLCGIATWTHRHVQLISDLPARLYDTRKTTPGWRRLEKYAVRCGGGHNHRGGLYDAILIKDNHLACHWRATGQALGPAQAVHHARQFLKSQPGAPPDMIVEVEVDSLQQLADALMADPDIVLLDNMSPPQLAEAVAMRNRTNPAVQLEASGGVRLETLREIAETGVDRISAGALTHSAFNLDLGLDWLVD; encoded by the coding sequence ATGTCACAGCCTCAGCGCGATTTTCCACAGCAAGCTATCGACGATCATTTGCTGGACGACTTGGCACAGTTGATTCTGCTGGCGATGCGCGAAGACTTGTCACGCGGTTTCGACATGACCACCGTGGCCGTCGTGCCCGAAGGCCTGCCGGCCACTGCAGCCGTCGTGGCGCGCATGCCCGGAATGGGGGCCGGATTGGATCTGGTAGATTCGATCTTGGAAACCATGAACTGCTCGATCACGGCTGAAATGCTGGTGCGCGACGGCCAACCGTTTACGGCTGGGCAGCAGTTAGCCGTCCTGCGCGGCGATGCCCGCGACGTATTGACCTGCGAGCGCACAGTTCTGAATTTTCTGGGTCGCCTGTGCGGCATCGCTACCTGGACACACCGTCACGTACAACTCATCAGCGATCTGCCGGCACGACTGTACGATACGCGCAAGACCACGCCCGGCTGGCGACGGCTGGAAAAATACGCGGTTCGCTGCGGCGGCGGTCACAATCATCGCGGCGGGCTGTATGACGCGATCCTCATTAAAGATAACCATCTAGCCTGCCACTGGCGGGCCACCGGCCAGGCCCTGGGGCCAGCCCAAGCGGTTCACCATGCACGCCAATTTTTGAAGTCGCAACCCGGCGCACCCCCGGATATGATTGTCGAAGTCGAAGTTGACTCGCTTCAGCAATTGGCCGATGCTCTAATGGCCGACCCCGACATTGTATTGCTGGACAACATGTCGCCGCCACAACTCGCCGAGGCCGTCGCCATGCGCAATCGGACCAATCCGGCTGTTCAGCTCGAAGCCTCAGGCGGCGTTCGCCTGGAAACGTTGCGAGAGATTGCTGAGACAGGTGTCGACCGCATCAGCGCAGGAGCACTGACACATTCGGCGTTCAATCTCGATCTAGGTTTGGATTGGCTGGTGGATTAG
- the cas2 gene encoding CRISPR-associated endonuclease Cas2, protein MRSSFLVCYDICDDKRLRQVFKTLRGWGDHLQYSVFECQLTPADLITLRGQLKAIIHQDEDQVLFINLGPSEGRGDRVIEALGQPYCRMDSPCLIV, encoded by the coding sequence ATGCGCTCTTCCTTTCTGGTGTGCTACGACATCTGCGACGACAAGCGCCTGCGGCAAGTCTTCAAGACTCTACGCGGCTGGGGTGACCATCTGCAGTATTCGGTGTTTGAATGCCAACTGACGCCGGCCGATCTGATCACGCTGCGCGGACAACTAAAAGCCATCATCCACCAAGACGAAGATCAGGTGCTATTTATCAACCTCGGCCCCAGCGAGGGGCGTGGCGATCGCGTTATCGAGGCGCTGGGACAACCCTACTGCCGAATGGATAGTCCGTGCTTGATTGTGTGA
- a CDS encoding HPr family phosphocarrier protein, whose protein sequence is MRPADMLARTAAQFECLIEIEKDGQAVNCRSILDILTLGAQQGCQLFLRAAGADAQQAVDTLSELFENGFDDSSVASSQTG, encoded by the coding sequence ATGCGCCCGGCCGATATGCTTGCGCGCACGGCGGCTCAATTTGAATGCTTGATCGAGATCGAAAAAGATGGCCAAGCGGTTAACTGCCGTAGTATCCTAGACATCTTAACGTTGGGTGCTCAACAAGGCTGCCAACTTTTTTTGCGGGCCGCTGGAGCCGACGCTCAACAGGCCGTGGATACTCTGTCAGAATTATTTGAAAACGGCTTCGATGACTCTTCGGTCGCCTCAAGCCAAACCGGCTAG
- the cas1 gene encoding CRISPR-associated endonuclease Cas1, whose protein sequence is MIRISDIQSADELLPARMLNEFVYCPRLFYLEHVDGLFAHNSDTLEGAARHSRVDAKSDALPTAQEAVQCESIHARSVTLSSEQYGLIAKLDLIEAEGDLATPVDYKRGAPKSLDDGSLGAWDPDRIQLCVQALVLRENGYRCDEGILFYWATRQRVRITIDDALVAETLAIVAAARRLMDARQIPAPLVNSPKCPRCSLVSICLPDETSHCRAYVACEQSEQTQPGGRWVQPLLFDVGYPAANSESIESAPVRQLITSRDERRPLYLNTQGNHVGISAQVLKIKEKDKLIQEVRLNDLCQVNIFGNIQLTTQAIGALMTADIPVVYFSYGGWFHGMTQSVGLKNILWRREQFRQADSNRFCLQLAKQLVKGKIRNQRTLLMRNHVEPPEQALQFLKALTIEVRRAESLAELLGVEGLAARVYFEHFNGMIKVGSDDDRPRQQNGKHEFRFDFERRNRRPPRDPINALLSLGYSLLAKDLTIAATSVGLDPFLGFYHQPRFGRPALALDLMEPFRPLIVDSAVLSAINQRMVTISDFVVVGDAVALTANGRKGFFRAYEQRMDQLVTHPLFGYRVSYRRLLEVQTRLLARQLMGEILEYPVFETR, encoded by the coding sequence ATGATTCGGATATCCGACATCCAATCTGCAGACGAATTGCTGCCGGCGCGAATGCTCAATGAGTTCGTCTATTGCCCAAGACTGTTCTACCTGGAGCATGTGGATGGTTTGTTCGCCCACAATAGCGATACCTTGGAAGGCGCGGCTCGTCACAGCCGCGTGGACGCCAAGTCGGATGCTCTGCCCACCGCCCAGGAGGCGGTGCAGTGTGAGTCCATTCACGCGCGCAGCGTAACTCTATCCAGCGAGCAGTATGGGCTGATTGCGAAACTGGATTTGATCGAAGCCGAGGGCGATTTGGCCACGCCGGTGGACTACAAGCGTGGTGCGCCAAAGTCGCTGGACGATGGCAGTCTAGGTGCCTGGGATCCGGATCGCATCCAATTGTGCGTGCAGGCGCTGGTGCTGCGCGAAAACGGATATCGGTGTGACGAGGGGATTCTGTTTTACTGGGCGACTCGCCAACGTGTCAGAATCACAATTGATGATGCTCTGGTGGCCGAAACATTGGCGATTGTAGCCGCAGCGCGGCGACTTATGGATGCTCGGCAGATTCCCGCTCCACTGGTGAACAGCCCCAAATGCCCGCGCTGTTCGCTGGTGTCGATTTGCTTGCCAGACGAAACGTCACACTGTCGCGCGTATGTCGCCTGCGAGCAATCCGAACAGACGCAGCCTGGCGGACGCTGGGTGCAGCCGTTGCTGTTCGATGTTGGCTATCCAGCCGCGAACTCTGAGTCCATCGAGTCCGCGCCGGTCAGGCAATTAATCACGAGTCGCGATGAGCGACGGCCGCTATACTTGAATACTCAAGGCAATCACGTTGGCATTTCGGCGCAAGTCTTGAAGATCAAGGAAAAAGACAAGCTGATCCAGGAGGTGCGTCTGAACGACCTGTGTCAGGTCAACATCTTCGGTAACATTCAACTGACAACGCAGGCGATCGGCGCGCTGATGACAGCCGACATCCCTGTCGTCTACTTCAGCTATGGCGGCTGGTTCCATGGTATGACGCAATCGGTCGGATTGAAAAACATCCTGTGGCGCCGTGAGCAGTTTCGGCAGGCCGATAGCAACCGATTCTGCTTGCAGTTAGCCAAACAACTAGTCAAAGGCAAAATTCGTAATCAGCGCACGCTACTGATGCGCAATCATGTCGAACCGCCAGAGCAGGCCCTACAATTCTTGAAGGCATTGACCATCGAAGTTCGTCGCGCCGAATCGTTAGCGGAGCTGCTGGGTGTTGAAGGATTGGCGGCCAGAGTCTACTTCGAGCACTTCAACGGAATGATCAAGGTTGGCAGCGACGACGATCGGCCTCGCCAGCAAAATGGAAAGCATGAATTTCGATTTGACTTCGAGCGCCGCAATCGACGTCCGCCTCGCGATCCGATCAACGCCTTGCTGTCACTGGGATACAGTCTGTTGGCTAAAGACTTGACGATAGCTGCCACATCGGTTGGATTGGATCCGTTCTTAGGATTCTATCATCAGCCGCGATTTGGCAGGCCCGCCTTGGCGCTCGATCTGATGGAACCGTTCCGGCCGCTGATAGTCGATTCAGCGGTGTTGAGCGCCATCAATCAGCGGATGGTGACGATTAGTGACTTTGTGGTAGTCGGAGACGCAGTGGCTCTGACGGCCAATGGACGCAAGGGATTTTTTCGCGCCTATGAACAGCGGATGGATCAACTGGTCACCCATCCTTTGTTTGGTTATCGCGTCAGTTATCGTCGGCTTTTGGAAGTACAAACGCGTCTGTTGGCTCGCCAATTAATGGGCGAAATACTAGAATACCCAGTATTCGAAACACGCTAG
- a CDS encoding Rne/Rng family ribonuclease gives MRKEMLVNVSQPEECRIAIMENGVLEELYTERASQNNFAGNIYKGKIVNLEPSIQAAFVDFGVGRNGFLHISDVEPQYFRQAGYDPEEIKEIMDGHVPGAADVDDDDAPPRNTKRRHSSRPRFKPPIQEIFRRGDEVLVQVIKEGIGSKGPTLSTYISIPGRYLVLMPALGRVGVSRKIEDEKQRRTLRQLLLELNPPKGVGFIVRTAGVDRTRRELSRDMAYLLRLWKVLVKRVKNTPGPCDIYEESDMIIRTIRDIFSEDIDTIQIDEQSAYERAREFLQYVMPKHVGRLKFYDSREPLFHKYDLERELANIQRRVVPLKGGGSIVIDPTEALVAIDVNSGSFRTDGSAEDSAFQLNMSAAKEIARQLRLRDLGGVIVNDFIDMKRETHRRKVERALRDAMQRDRARTRILRTSPFGLVEMTRQRIRPSLKRAIYEDCPCCQGRGVVKTSESMAIEVVRVLMMACQQPRATRITIRVNDKVAAYLNNRKRRDVMQLEESSGVNVQILGSESLFPEHFECDCRDGEGNLIPLNFLHEA, from the coding sequence ATGCGTAAAGAAATGTTAGTCAACGTATCACAGCCGGAAGAATGTCGCATCGCGATTATGGAAAATGGCGTGCTGGAAGAACTGTACACCGAGCGCGCCAGCCAAAACAACTTTGCTGGCAACATCTACAAAGGCAAAATCGTTAACCTGGAACCCAGTATCCAAGCCGCCTTCGTCGATTTTGGCGTGGGCCGCAACGGCTTTCTGCACATCAGTGATGTCGAACCCCAATACTTTCGCCAAGCCGGTTACGATCCCGAGGAAATCAAGGAAATCATGGACGGCCATGTCCCAGGCGCTGCCGACGTGGACGACGATGATGCCCCGCCTCGCAATACCAAGCGGCGGCACAGTTCGCGGCCGCGTTTCAAGCCGCCCATTCAAGAGATTTTTCGACGTGGCGACGAAGTGCTAGTGCAGGTCATCAAAGAAGGTATCGGCTCCAAGGGACCAACGCTGTCCACTTACATCAGCATTCCCGGACGCTATCTGGTGTTGATGCCCGCCTTAGGCCGCGTGGGCGTCAGCCGCAAGATCGAAGATGAAAAACAACGTCGTACTCTGCGGCAATTGCTGTTGGAACTCAATCCGCCCAAGGGCGTAGGTTTTATTGTTCGCACTGCCGGCGTTGATCGGACGCGCCGCGAATTGTCACGCGACATGGCTTACCTGCTGCGCTTGTGGAAGGTGCTGGTCAAGCGCGTCAAAAACACGCCTGGCCCGTGCGATATCTACGAAGAAAGCGACATGATCATTCGCACCATTCGCGATATCTTTTCCGAGGACATCGATACTATTCAGATCGACGAACAATCCGCCTACGAACGGGCTCGTGAATTCCTGCAATACGTCATGCCCAAACATGTCGGACGCCTGAAGTTTTATGACAGCCGCGAGCCGCTGTTTCACAAATACGATCTGGAGCGCGAACTGGCCAATATTCAACGACGCGTCGTGCCGCTCAAGGGTGGCGGCTCCATCGTGATCGACCCCACCGAAGCCCTAGTGGCCATCGACGTCAACAGTGGTTCGTTTCGCACCGATGGTTCGGCAGAAGATTCCGCCTTTCAGCTCAATATGTCCGCCGCTAAAGAAATTGCTCGGCAATTGCGATTACGCGACCTGGGCGGTGTGATTGTCAACGACTTTATCGACATGAAACGCGAGACGCATCGTCGCAAGGTTGAACGCGCGTTGCGCGATGCCATGCAGCGTGATCGCGCTCGCACCCGAATTCTTCGCACCAGCCCGTTTGGCTTGGTCGAAATGACGCGTCAGCGAATTCGTCCAAGTTTGAAACGCGCGATCTACGAGGATTGTCCCTGCTGCCAAGGTCGCGGCGTGGTCAAAACTAGCGAGAGCATGGCTATCGAAGTTGTTCGCGTATTGATGATGGCTTGCCAGCAGCCGCGCGCCACGCGCATTACAATTCGCGTCAACGACAAAGTGGCGGCCTATTTGAACAACCGCAAACGACGCGATGTCATGCAACTGGAAGAGTCCAGTGGTGTGAATGTACAGATTTTGGGTAGCGAATCACTGTTCCCCGAGCATTTTGAATGCGATTGCCGCGACGGCGAAGGCAATTTGATTCCGCTTAACTTCCTGCACGAAGCCTGA
- a CDS encoding TIGR03936 family radical SAM-associated protein, producing the protein MTATATRLRIRFTKCGQMRWISHRDLARVWERLLRRANLNLAFSQGFHPKPKISFPSALALGVEALDEVVELELTDATDLADIQQRIAAQLPEGMQLLSLQATSAKARMLGSSYRLSLPSELVQSTAQRIERLREQTTLTVDRDGETISCCPGDPYFSIQITGSELTFSLPVAQQGTSLRPGELLRLLGLEERLHTDGGLQRTQVHLATDAVTAPA; encoded by the coding sequence ATGACGGCCACTGCCACTCGACTGCGCATTCGCTTTACCAAGTGCGGTCAAATGCGGTGGATCAGCCACCGTGATTTGGCGCGGGTGTGGGAGCGTCTGTTGCGTCGAGCGAATTTGAACTTGGCCTTCAGTCAAGGGTTTCACCCCAAACCCAAAATCAGCTTTCCCTCCGCGCTGGCCCTGGGCGTCGAAGCCCTGGATGAAGTGGTCGAACTTGAGCTGACGGACGCCACTGATCTGGCGGATATTCAGCAGCGAATCGCCGCGCAATTGCCCGAGGGCATGCAGCTCCTGTCGCTGCAGGCCACATCCGCCAAGGCGCGGATGCTCGGCAGCAGTTATCGACTGTCGCTGCCAAGCGAACTGGTACAGTCGACTGCGCAGCGTATCGAGCGCTTGCGAGAGCAGACGACTCTTACAGTAGACCGCGACGGCGAGACCATTTCGTGTTGTCCAGGCGACCCCTACTTTTCGATCCAAATCACGGGCAGTGAATTGACCTTCTCACTGCCGGTCGCCCAGCAAGGCACCAGCCTGCGACCTGGCGAATTGCTGCGTCTGTTGGGCTTGGAAGAAAGATTGCATACCGACGGTGGACTGCAACGCACTCAGGTCCACTTGGCCACTGATGCAGTCACAGCGCCTGCATGA
- a CDS encoding DUF1349 domain-containing protein — translation MTDQPLHEQFSCDQLDSRLCWQSPPARWQLDSSVSKLRVWTDAATDFWQRTHYGFRADNGHLLHLEANGDFQLQTRLYLQPQHQYDQAGLMIWISPSCWIKTSVEFEPDIANQLGAVVTNSGYSDWSTQPIDRSISELWFQLRLTGQDVMAHCSQNGRDWQQLRVAALLERRSGQSVRCGLYACSPQAAGFQVDFDHLRFDPL, via the coding sequence ATGACAGACCAGCCACTACATGAACAATTCTCCTGCGACCAGCTCGACTCGCGGTTGTGCTGGCAGTCGCCACCGGCGCGCTGGCAATTGGATTCATCCGTCTCAAAGCTGCGCGTTTGGACGGATGCTGCAACCGATTTTTGGCAGCGGACTCACTATGGCTTTCGTGCCGACAATGGACACCTGCTGCATTTGGAAGCTAACGGCGATTTTCAACTGCAAACGCGCCTGTACCTGCAGCCACAACATCAGTACGATCAAGCGGGATTGATGATCTGGATTTCACCGAGCTGTTGGATCAAGACCTCAGTAGAATTTGAACCGGACATCGCAAACCAGCTAGGTGCCGTGGTAACCAACTCCGGCTACTCCGACTGGTCGACGCAACCCATCGATCGTTCCATCAGCGAGCTGTGGTTCCAGCTGCGGTTGACCGGACAAGACGTGATGGCTCATTGCTCGCAGAATGGCCGAGACTGGCAACAACTGCGTGTCGCCGCCCTGCTGGAACGACGTAGCGGCCAGAGTGTGCGGTGTGGCCTGTACGCTTGTAGCCCCCAAGCGGCTGGATTCCAAGTTGACTTTGATCACTTGCGCTTCGATCCGCTGTAG